CGCCGACATAAAAATAAATTTAAATAGAAATAAGAAAAACAAAGATACAGAAAATTTTTTCAGTGGATCTGAAGGATTTATTCTGTAATCTAAAAAACGTTTTATTATGTATATGTTATTAATGAATATAAAATATTTGTATTCATAATGGTCTGTGTAAAATTAAGCTTAATAGAATAATTTTTTTTTGTTTAGCGTTGTGTTTTTAAAATCATTCAAATATAAATGATTTATGTTAATGCTCATAACATTTTAAAGGTTATATCCCTCTTTCATTTACTTTATGCGCCAATGAATTACCCTTTTTTGTCCTTTAATCTACAGACTAAAAGGCTGATATATACTAATTTGTGAACATATGTTTGGTTGTTTTAAATCAGAAAATTGGTGTAAAAAGACATTGCCGATTGCCTGTTACACTGGTACGATTTAAGCGAAAATACAGTATGTTGCATCACAATAATGTATGCTTTTATCCAGTTTGGATTATGCTGAATTATTGTAAGTTGTTTGAATTTATATGTATTTTTTCTTATCAATTTGGTAAAGCAATTAAAGTAATTGATGATAAAAAGAAAATAAATAGATGAAATAGCAACAACATAAAGTGTTTTGTTCATGACTCAATCCCATATGAAAGAGGATATTGCTATGTCTGCTGACTTCCATGATCAAGATATCGATCCGATTGAAACCCAGGAATGGTTGGATTCGCTCAGTTCAGTATTAAAAGAAGAGGGGCCTGAGCGCGCACATTATTTAATGGAAAGCTTAGTGCGCTATATACGCCGCCGTGGCATCTACATGCCATTTTCAGCCACCACCGCCTATCTCAACACTATTCCTGTTGGTAAAGAAAAAAAATCACCGGGTAATCATGAATTAGAACATCGTATTCGATCATTGGTACGCTGGAATGCAGCGGCACTGGTATTGAACGCTAGCAAAAAAAATCTCGAATTGGGCGGCCACATAGCCAGCTTCCAATCCTGTGCTACTTTGTATGATGTCGGTTTTAATCATTTTTGGCATGGTAAAACAGAAAATCAAGAAGGCGACCTTGTATTTTTCCAGGGACACAGTGCTCCCGGTTTCTACGCCAGAGCTTTTGTAGAAGGTCGGTTAACTGAAGAGCAGATGCAAAATTTCCGGCAGGAAGTTCATGGCCACGGCCTATCTTCTTACCCACATCCTTGGCTGATGCCTGATTTCTGGCAGTTTCCAACCGTATCTATGGGACTTGGTCCAATACAGGGTATCTATCAAGCTCGCCTGCTGAAATATCTCGAATCCCGTGGTCTGGCCAAAACACAGGGTCGTAAAGTGTGGGTATTCTGTGGCGACGGCGAAATGGATGAGCCTGAAAGTCAGGGTGCGATTGCACTGGCAGCCCGTGATGGTCTGGATAATTTGATTTTCGTAGTGAATTGTAATTTACAGCGTCTGGATGGTCCGGTACGTGGTAACGGTAAAATTATTCAGGAATTGGAAGGCAACTTCCGCGGTGCTGGCTGGAACGTATTGAAAGTAATCTGGGGCAGCCGCTGGGATGCACTGCTGGCTCAGGACAAAGACAATCTGCTGAAACAACGCATGGAAGAATGTGTAGACGGCGATTATCAGATGTATAAATCTCAGAATGGTGCCTATGTAAGGGAGCATTTTTTCAATACGCCTGAGCTGAAAGCCATGGTGGCCAACATGTCAGACGATGAAATTTGGTCTCTGAATCGTGGCGGCCATGACCCGCATAAAGTTTATGCAGCTTACTACGAAGCCGTGAACAATCCAGATGGACGTCCGACCGTGATTCTGGCTAAAACCATTAAAGGCTATGGCATGGGTGCTTCTGGCGAAGCGCAAAATACAGCCCATCAGGCCAAGAAAATGGACATGAAATCGCTGAAACAGTTCCGTGACCGATTCGAAATTCCGGTTACCGATGAAGAGATGGAACACACTCTGCCATTCTTCCGCTTACCGGAAGACAGCGAAGAAATGCAATATATGAAAGAGCGCCGTGCTCAGCTCGGTGGCTTCTTACCATATCGTCACCCCGATTCTGAAAAGCTGCCAATTCCGCCACTGAGCGAATTTGCCGCACAACTACAAGATAGTGGCGACCGAGAATTTTCTACGACTATGGCGTTTGTGCGTATCTTGAGCACATTGTTGAAAGACAAAAACATTGGTAAACGCGTAGTGCCGATCGTGCCGGATGAAAGCCGTACTTTTGGTATGGAAGGTTTGTTCCGTCAGTATGCTATCTGGAATCCCAAAGGACAGATTTATACTCCGCAGGATCATGACCAGCTCATGTTCTATAAAGAATCTAAAAACGGTCAGATTTTTCAAGAAGGTATTAACGAACCAGGCGCCATGAGTTCATGGATAGCAGCTGCTACTAGCTATTCAAACAACGATTATCCACTGATTCCATTCTATATCTATTACTCAATGTTCGGTTTTCAGCGAATTGGTGATCTGGCGTGGGCTGCTGGGGATCAACGAGCCCGTGGCTTTATGCTGGGTGGTACCGCCGGCCGTACTACTCTAAACGGTGAAGGTTTGCAGCATCAGGATGGCCACAGTCATATTCAAGCAGAACTGATACCAAACTGCATCTCATATGATCCTTCATTCTCTTATGAAGTAGCTGTAATTATTCAGCATGGTATGCAGCGCATGTATGTAGACCGTGAAGATGTTTTCTATTACATCACTCTGATGAACCAGAACTACAAACATCCGGCCATGCCACAGCGTGAAGGTATAGAACAGCAGATTCTGAACGGTATGTATTTGTTGCAGGAAGCTAAAGGCGGCAAACTAAAAGTGCAGCTGATGGGTTCCGGCGTAATTTTGCAAGAGGTGATAGCTGCAGCAGAATTACTGAAACAGGACTTTGACGTAGAAGCTAATGTTTGGAGCGTGACTTCGTTTAATGAACTATACCGTGATGGTATCAATATCGAACGTTACAACCGTCTGCATCCAACAGATACACAGAAAGTACCTTACGTTACTCAACTGCTGTCTGGCCATGAAGGACCGGTGGTGGCCTCTACTGATTATGTACGTCACTTTGCCGACCGTATCCGCGCTTACGTCCCACAAGACGTATTTACTGTGTTGGGTACAGATGGCTTCGGCCGCAGTGATTCTCGTGACAATTTGCGTGAGTTCTTTGAAATCAACCGTTACCACGTAGCGGTGGCTGCTCTGAATGGCTTAGCTGATGAAGGTAAAATCAGCAAACAGGTTGTTCAGGATGCCATCAACAAATATGGTATCAAGGCTGATGTAGAACCGAGCTGGACACGCTAATGAACCGACTGCCTGAATCCTCTTGGGTTTCAGGCAGGTTTTGTTGGCTGTATAAGCTAACGATTGTCGGACGCAGGCAACAGCCTGCTGTCACCAAAGGACATAATGATGAGTCAGATTGTAGAAATAAAAGTACCGGATATCGGTAATTATACCGGTGTCGATGTCATTGACGTG
This portion of the Snodgrassella alvi genome encodes:
- the aceE gene encoding pyruvate dehydrogenase (acetyl-transferring), homodimeric type; the encoded protein is MTQSHMKEDIAMSADFHDQDIDPIETQEWLDSLSSVLKEEGPERAHYLMESLVRYIRRRGIYMPFSATTAYLNTIPVGKEKKSPGNHELEHRIRSLVRWNAAALVLNASKKNLELGGHIASFQSCATLYDVGFNHFWHGKTENQEGDLVFFQGHSAPGFYARAFVEGRLTEEQMQNFRQEVHGHGLSSYPHPWLMPDFWQFPTVSMGLGPIQGIYQARLLKYLESRGLAKTQGRKVWVFCGDGEMDEPESQGAIALAARDGLDNLIFVVNCNLQRLDGPVRGNGKIIQELEGNFRGAGWNVLKVIWGSRWDALLAQDKDNLLKQRMEECVDGDYQMYKSQNGAYVREHFFNTPELKAMVANMSDDEIWSLNRGGHDPHKVYAAYYEAVNNPDGRPTVILAKTIKGYGMGASGEAQNTAHQAKKMDMKSLKQFRDRFEIPVTDEEMEHTLPFFRLPEDSEEMQYMKERRAQLGGFLPYRHPDSEKLPIPPLSEFAAQLQDSGDREFSTTMAFVRILSTLLKDKNIGKRVVPIVPDESRTFGMEGLFRQYAIWNPKGQIYTPQDHDQLMFYKESKNGQIFQEGINEPGAMSSWIAAATSYSNNDYPLIPFYIYYSMFGFQRIGDLAWAAGDQRARGFMLGGTAGRTTLNGEGLQHQDGHSHIQAELIPNCISYDPSFSYEVAVIIQHGMQRMYVDREDVFYYITLMNQNYKHPAMPQREGIEQQILNGMYLLQEAKGGKLKVQLMGSGVILQEVIAAAELLKQDFDVEANVWSVTSFNELYRDGINIERYNRLHPTDTQKVPYVTQLLSGHEGPVVASTDYVRHFADRIRAYVPQDVFTVLGTDGFGRSDSRDNLREFFEINRYHVAVAALNGLADEGKISKQVVQDAINKYGIKADVEPSWTR